Within the Fischerella sp. PCC 9605 genome, the region AGCATTACCATTTGCAAATAATAGCTTTGATGTCATCGTATCTGCTAGTACATTTCATTATTTTGACGATCCTGAGACTTCATTAAAAGAAATGAGACGTGTGCTAAAGCCAGACGGTAAAGTAGTTATTTTAGATTGGTGCAAAGATTATCTATTATGTCGCATTTGTGATTTTGTATTGAAGTTTGTTGACCCTGCTTACAAGCAATGTTATACCCAAAGAGAATTTCATAGCTTATTTACATCTGCACAATTTGATATCAAGTGTGCAACTAAATTTCGTTTTGGTATTATTTGGGGAATGATGATTGCTACTGCTACGCCACAAACTTACTAAAGCTGTGTTCTATAGAGTACTTAACTCGCCCTAGTATAGACTTTTTCTCTTAATTGAGCAATTTCATAATTTAATTTTTCTGTAATTGGTAACTCTAAAATCTTAAACATATCCTTTAGGCGATAACGCCAATCATGTCTTAAGAGACATTCACGGTAGTTTCTCTGCGAGTTAGCTATTAGAGTCGCATTATCATTCAACAATTCCTCAAAAAATGAAATCCAGTCTGCTGAATTGTTAGGTATTTCAATTGCGCTATTTTCCCAGTCCAACAAATCAGCCACACCTTTACCAAAAGGTTTTGTTCCCACAACTGTGCAACCAGATGACCAAGACTCAAACCAACGCATTAGAATTGGGGAATATCCTTGAAAACGTTCTATTTTGCTTGCTTCAAAGCATAAACTAATTTTTGATAGACTTAAGAGTTTGAATAACAATTTTGTATGCTTTTTTATATCAAAAACTTCAGGTTGAGAGAATGTAGAGTGAAAATAGATTTTATCGCTTTTCTGCTCATTGAAGTGTAGCTGTAAACACTTATTTATCTCGGGATCGGTTCTTCCATAGCTGATGACATCGATGCTGCGATTAATAGAGTTTGAGCCTAGGTGTAGCACGTTAGTTGCCAGTGGTAAGAATGTTGTACTTACAGTACCACTGCTACTGATATCATTAGCAGTTTCAGCACATATTACGAATAGATGATCCAAGTATGGAATTATTTCTCTATCAAGATAGCGGGGATTAAAGCCATCCAATAGATAGCCAATCCGCAGATCAAACTTCTTGAACAGAGAACCAAGAGCATACATTGATAAAAGAAAATCAGGTCTTATACCCACGGCTAAGAGAATATTTGGCCCTTTACCTAGAGTAGGTAAGTCCTTAATCTTGTGCCATGACTTGAAAATTCGATGTCTGTAGCGCCTAAGAAATTGAATATTATTGTTCGGTAAAGGGTAAATGAATGTAGCATCACATGCAGATGACAACACTTCCTCAAGAGGATAAAGTGCTGACCAGCCAACATGTTGATTTCCGGGATAAAGTTCTGACAATACAAATAGATTCATATTTTTCTCAGCCTTGTTATTGGCTGATTCTTTGCCCAGTCAACTCACTCAGCCAAGCAGCTACTATGTGTCTATTCCATAACCCATCACCCTGGCATTTTTCCACTAAAGCTTACCAAAACAATGCTTACTGCACATTGTCAGCAATCATTTGCGTATTTGCTACTAGATAATGGCGCTTTTGTCAATAAGTAATAGTAATAAAAAATCCCGAAAACTATGCAGTTAGAAAACATAATTTTTAGGAAAGCGATGCACTATAAATTACACGCTTCATCTACTGTTAATCTGAAAACTCAGTAAACAGCATATTTTCTTACACCATAATTTTACTCACTTTTCAGCATATTTTGAATAACATCAAGATTTTTAGATCGAAACCGTCACGAATAGTCGAGATAGCAGCTGTAATTGCTGATTTACTAGTAATTTGACTTTTATGGTTCTGAAGATTGAGGAGAAAGGGACTTTCAGCCATTTTGCTAGTCTTCGTTCGTGAGTACATCCTTTTGAAGGAGCGCTAAAGTCAGTAAACGAAGTGGTATCCAATGTAGTCAGCAACTACTTGCAACATCTTGGCATCGTTATCGGTGAAATGTCGGGGACGAAATGTACCAACATGTAAGACTCCAAGCGCTCGGCCTTTGACAAACAGCGGCACACCAAGCATCGATCGGATTCCCTTGTCACGGAGAATTGGGCTGACAACCTCCTGCTTAGACATGTCATCTACGCTCATGCAAGTACGGCTAGCTGCAATCTGTCCGGCAAAGCCGCGACCAAGAGGGATGCGAATATTTGCTGATTTTTCTTCCTCCAGCCCAATGGTGGCAAACACAGCCAATTCTTGCTTGTTCTCTATTTGTAGCAGCACTGTACTGGTGTCAACGATCATTAGCCGACAGATGCAGTCTAGTAGTAGATACAGCAACTGCTCTAAGAGCAACTGAACCGGAACAGTGTCGGTGACGTTTTGAAAGTACTTGTGGTCTTGCTTTACGGTCTGCTCAATTTGGGTGAAGACAGCACTAAGCGGAGTGGAAAAGCTACTGTCATCTGAACGCATGTCTTCTTGACTGTGTGTGGATGGCAGGAGCATATTAGGCTTTCGGCTGCGACTCACCCGCGCTGGTACACCAACAGCAACTGAGTAAGGAGGAATATCTTTAGTGACGACTGCTCCTGCTCCAATTACACTCCCCTGACCAATAGTAACTCCATCTAAGATTCTCACCCCACTACCGATCCAGCAGTCATCTTCAATGACAATGCCTTTACAGCTTATTCCTTGCAACGCGATCGCACTTGTAGGATCGGCAAAATTATGATTATTGGCATAGATGGCCGAGTGGGATGCAATCAAACATTGTTTGCCAATTTTGATATGACCAGGCCCAGCCATGCAAACATAGGGGCCAATAAAACTAGATTCACCAATTTCAACATAGCCATTTTCCAGAACTTTGATATCTACACCACGCTCAAGCCAAGTCCGATCGCCAATGACAATCCTACTGTTGGGAGCACCGCAATCTAAGCAAACATCACGGTAAATTCTAACCTCGTTTCCCAGCTCAATTGCAAAAGCGTGGATAAACTCAACACCGGTTTGGATAGTAACTGAGTTACCTAATCGGGCAAAAATATAACGATATAGCAGCCTCCGTAGAGCTACACCCAATTTGAGTGGAATTGAACCCACTAACGAAATTGCAATCGATTCCTTGTGAGGAAACCAAGGAAAAAGAGGTTTTTTCCGGCTTTGATAATTCATATTTAATCTCATATTAGAAACATAAATATTCGTATTTATGTATGATTAAAATATGAGAATTTATCCTAAATAATTAATATAAATAAAGCTTCCCAAAATCCCTACTTCTCAGTAACGGAATCCCGTTGCGTCCGAATCCATTTTGTCTGAGGTTGAACTAGAAAAGCTAAATAAAGTGGAATCTTCCGCAGGATGTATAGAGGTACGGCAAACATCGTCTGCACAGGGAAGTTAGCCCGGCCAAACTTACTCCAAGCTGCAACGATCGAGATAAAAATTAGTAGCCCTTCCATTGCTAGCAAGATGGTTGGCAGCCAAGAAGTCCCCAAACCTCCAGCTAAGGCGGCTCCTCCTATAGCAGTTGCCCACATCATTACCAACAACGAGAGTGGTGGTACACATAAGTCCAGGGCGATCGCCAACAAATCAAAACGCTTCTGATCAATAGAAGCTCGTAGCAGTGTGGGAATTTGCGTGAGCATGATTTGCAAATAACCATGTTCCCAGCGTGTCCTTTGGCTGTTGGCTGCGTGCTGCTGTTGTGGGAATACCCCTGTGACTTGAGCATCTAAGCAAAATTGGGGAGAATATCCAGCGATGGCAAGATCCACAGCAAGTTGCATATCCTCAACAATATTACCGCTAGCTAAAGAAACCTTTTGGATGACTGACCAGGGAAAAGCCATACCTGTACCCGTTAATAAGCAGGGTAGGCCTAGTTGCTTTAATCCCGTCGGACGGACTAAGTTCTTAACCATAAATGCTAGTGCCGAAACCAGTTCCTTTGGTTCTGGGTTCGGGGGTGGTGTCAACAGGTAGACAGCCTGAATTGGACGTACTGTAGCTTTAGCCAAACAAGCAATCCGAGCGATCGCGCCCGGATGAACTATACAGTCTGCATCCACCATCACCACTACCTCGGGAGGATTAGTCGCGATATATTGCAGACCATAGTCTAAAGCGTAACCCTTACCCCTGTGCTGGGGATCGTAGCGCGAGATCGCGGTTGTGCCTGCCTTTTGGGCTACAGCTGCTGTTTCATCGTCACAATTATCGGCAATGACGATCGGGCGATCCTGTTCTGATAACTGTGGTAGCAACGATTGCAGTGTGGCACTAATTCCTGCTGCTTCATTATGGGCTGGAACTAAAACGTCAACTCTGGGTTGAGAGACAAGTGCGTCTTTACACTCAGTTTGGTGTTGGGAAAAGAGTGCCGCAATACATTCAACGAAAAAGACAGAGATGGGAATGAAAAGCCCGAGGGCGATCGCCAACAAGACAATTTCAAAACATCGGATCGCCAGTTGATAAACTATCACCACTTTTGAACCTTTTTTGTTTGGCTTGGTTTTTTTATAAAGAACTGGAAGCAGCCGATGATTTGGCTTTTAGCAAGTTACGGACACTGGATGAACTTTTTTTGCTTGTCTCGATATTATTAGCGACTATACCCAAAACAGGTAAGTGCAACATTCGCAGGCGGTGCAGTGCCTGAGTTAATAACGAACGTTTGGTTTTGCCCACTCCCACAACCATCAATATTCCATCTGTATGCTCAGCTAGAAAATAGCTATCAGCAAAACCAAGCAGATGGGGTGTGTCATAAATCACTAAGTCAAAAGCTTGATGAAATTGCTCCATTACATGCTGCATCTGAGTAGATCCAAGCATCCTGGTAGAGGATGGTAGGATTTTGCCAGAGGTCAACACAAAAAGGTTATTTTGTATACGTGATAGCTGGGTGTTAGATGGGCGAGGAGCCAGGTCTTCAGAAATCATGTTGCTTAACCCATGCACATTTTCCAAACCTAGCTTAGTGTGGAGATAAGGTAGACGGAAGTTTGCATCAACTAGTAAAGCTTTCTTACCCATATAGGCTGCGGCTTGAGCCAAATGCAAAGCAATAGTTGATTTTCCATCTCCAGGTGCAGGTGAAGTCACAACTAAAGATTGGGTTTTAGGAGCACCAGCAAGAAAACGAACGCTGGCGTAGAGAGAATCGAAAGCTGACAAAAATTTAGTATCTTCCTCAGTCCCGTCAATTGCGCCGATAACTTCTGAAGAATGTTGTGCATTTTCATTCCAAGGAATCACCTCTAACACAGGTAATTTGATTTCATTTTCAATGTCTTCAGAGGTGTAGAAGACATTGCTGTGTTTTTCTTTAAGGGCAGCAGCTCCCAATCCCAATGCACCAGCCGCAACCAATCCCATAGCTAGCTTCTTGAGATTATCGCTCTTAGTTGATATCAAGTTGCCATTTTCATCGCGCGGTATTCTGGGCGGAGAAACGACTTCCCAAGGCACTTCGCGCTGTGCTGCATCGACTTGCAAGGTTTCTCGCTGTATTGAAAGTTGGTTGAGCGTTTTGGTAGCAATTTCTAGCCGCCGCCGCAGTTCATTATACTGGCGCATATTAACTGGAAACTGATTTACTTGCTGAGCCAGGTAAGCTTCAGACTGAGCAAGTGCACCAAGACGACTCTCTAAAACTTGAATATTATTAGTAGTATCAACCAGTTGTTTGATTAGTGTCAGACGGGTAGGATCTTGAAAATTTAGTAATTTGGGATTTACCCCTTGAGTTGGCAGCTTTTGCCCCAGAATATTTTGGGCTTCCTGATTCAACAGCTGAGATAAATTTTGCTGCTGCTGCCGCAGCTTTTGAAAAGATGGATGTTCTTCACTAAACCTTGCTGCCTCCATGACCATCACACTCTCTAGTTTCTTCAACTCTCCCAGTAGCTCTTGATAGCGAGGTTCTTGACTAAGAGTAGAAGCAGCTAGTGCTTCATCAGGTGTTAGCCTTAATTGTTGTTGCAATCTCTCGTAGAGCCGCTTATTCTCTTGCAAATCCTTTTGGGCGTTTAGTTTCTGAGCTTCGACTTCACGAACTTGCTGAGATAATTCTTCAACTTGACTTTCGGGATCGCTCAATTTGTATTTCTGTTGAAGCCTTTGTAAATTGCCCTCTAGGGTACTAACTTGCTGTTGCAATTTCGGGAGCTGAGCATCAATGAATTTAACACCTGCGTTAATACGCTTCTTGCGATCGTTAAGACTGAAACTTAAATACTCTTTAGCAATTTCTGACAAAACAAACTCGACTTTTTCAGGGTCAGAATCCTTGTAAATAACTTCTATGATGTTAGTCGAGTCAAGTAAATCTTCGCCAATGCGTTGAACTACTAAATTCTGATTAAGTGTTTCGTAAGTAATGTCAGGATATCGGGCTTGGATTTTTTGAACAACTCGCCCCAGCATCTCAGTTCCTTGCAAAACCCGAAGCAGAGATGGATAATTTACATCAGTTTTTGGATTGTTATTAACTTCTCCATTACGCGATATAAAAGAAGGATCTGTCAGTTTAGCTTCAGAAGTTACAGGCTCTACTAAAATCTGAAAATTGCCTTCGTAGCTACGAGGGGAAGACAAGACGAAGTATATAGTTATAGTCGCCACTAAACTGGCAATGCTACTAATCAAAAGGAGATTTCGCTGAAACATTCTCATGAATGGACGCAGATCCAATCCTCGTTTCTTAAATTCAGCAAAATCATCTGTTTCAACTAATCTCAGGTCTTGTAACTGATCTCTACGCTCGATAAGTGTAAAGGCTTGAGCTTCTTGTTTATCCTTCATAGTGACCGCTATAGATTTTATGTAGTTTTCCCCTGAATCAGTGCTTAAAAAGCATGGACATCAAATGCTAAATAGTCCAAAAATCCTAATTAATTAATAGTTAGATATTATTGCGTACTAGGACAATCCTTTTTTATTTCATACAACTCTGATATCTGCTGTTCAGTAAATGGCATTTTATATAAATTGAGCTTTTGTTTGAGAATTAACCAAAAAAAAGGTATGTCTTCTACCAAGTATCTTTTCCATAATCTTCTAGGTTCAGATGCCAACCTGTATAACCATTCCAACCCCACCTCTCTCATCCATTTTGGAGCTCTTCCGATCTCACCTGCTTCAAAATTAATAGTTGCGCCTATGGCCAAAAATATTTTTATATTTGGTAACTTGTTTTTGTATTTACATATCCATTTTTCTTGTTTTGGTGCACCTACTCCGATTGCTAACACTGTTGCACCAGAGTTATTAATCATGGCAATAATTTTTCTACACTCTTGTTCTTTATTTTCAAACCCCCAAGAGGGAGAATAAGAACCAACAACAATATCTCTTCCTAATTTATTATTAATTCTAGTTTGAGCTTTGACAGCAACATCATTACTTCCCCCCAATAAAAATATCTTAATTTTTTCATTGTTTTTGTGATATTCATAAAATGCAGGGAAAAAATCAGAACCTGCTATTTTTTCTTGGATTGACGTACCTAAAAATCGAGATGCATAAATTAAAATTTGACTATCGCATAACTTGTAGTCAGCAATGCTATAAACATTGAAAAACTCACTGTCGTATTGCAATTTGATGATGTGATCCACGTTAGGTGTAAATACAATACCGGAGTTGAGATTTTGTAACACTTCCTTGAGAGATACATTGCTAATTTCAATATTTAACAATCTAACTCTTTTCATATTTATCTCTTTAATGCTTGACCCTGATTTTGCTTGATTAACTCTTGCTTTTGCTGTATGACTGTTGTGTTCAAAGTGAGAAACACTTTATTTAGCAAAGCAAGTTATTCTGATGAACTGACAGTAGACTTTCGCTACGTAGCGACAAACTAAGCATTGACTGGGCTTGAACAGGGTAAAAGCTTTCACATTATCCTCCCTTGTTGGAAGTATCTGGAAAGCAGCTGCCAAGCTTATTGTTGAGAGATTATCTGTGTTATGCTCAATTAAACATCAATTTTTTTTGAAATGATTTTTTTCATAGAAAGTCTCAGGCTGATGTATCAATCCAGGCTTTCTCAGTAGCGCGATCGCATCTTTTAGATACGCTTGGAATTAAAATTTAAATTTACTTGATTGGGGCGTACCTAGTTAGCTACTGGGGAGCCTCATTTTTTATTCAGTGTTGAGTTGACGTAAAGTTAGAGAAAGTTTACCTAAATAGTAAATACTAAAAATGCTGCTGTGACTGTGTTTTAGCTGTGTTCTCTTGAAGCCTCAAGAGCTTACACGGTTGCGATTTGATGTTATGATTCACACACTGTTCAGACAGCAGCC harbors:
- a CDS encoding glycosyltransferase family 2 protein produces the protein MIVYQLAIRCFEIVLLAIALGLFIPISVFFVECIAALFSQHQTECKDALVSQPRVDVLVPAHNEAAGISATLQSLLPQLSEQDRPIVIADNCDDETAAVAQKAGTTAISRYDPQHRGKGYALDYGLQYIATNPPEVVVMVDADCIVHPGAIARIACLAKATVRPIQAVYLLTPPPNPEPKELVSALAFMVKNLVRPTGLKQLGLPCLLTGTGMAFPWSVIQKVSLASGNIVEDMQLAVDLAIAGYSPQFCLDAQVTGVFPQQQHAANSQRTRWEHGYLQIMLTQIPTLLRASIDQKRFDLLAIALDLCVPPLSLLVMMWATAIGGAALAGGLGTSWLPTILLAMEGLLIFISIVAAWSKFGRANFPVQTMFAVPLYILRKIPLYLAFLVQPQTKWIRTQRDSVTEK
- a CDS encoding class I SAM-dependent methyltransferase, whose protein sequence is MSEKVIRQQYDQVANLYDRRWSTYIAKTLSFLKTWAHISPEATVLDIGCGTGEFERLLLTENPQQMITGVDISEEMLLVAKQKCRAYPNVSFLTASASALPFANNSFDVIVSASTFHYFDDPETSLKEMRRVLKPDGKVVILDWCKDYLLCRICDFVLKFVDPAYKQCYTQREFHSLFTSAQFDIKCATKFRFGIIWGMMIATATPQTY
- a CDS encoding WecB/TagA/CpsF family glycosyltransferase, with amino-acid sequence MKRVRLLNIEISNVSLKEVLQNLNSGIVFTPNVDHIIKLQYDSEFFNVYSIADYKLCDSQILIYASRFLGTSIQEKIAGSDFFPAFYEYHKNNEKIKIFLLGGSNDVAVKAQTRINNKLGRDIVVGSYSPSWGFENKEQECRKIIAMINNSGATVLAIGVGAPKQEKWICKYKNKLPNIKIFLAIGATINFEAGEIGRAPKWMREVGLEWLYRLASEPRRLWKRYLVEDIPFFWLILKQKLNLYKMPFTEQQISELYEIKKDCPSTQ
- a CDS encoding glycosyltransferase; this encodes MNLFVLSELYPGNQHVGWSALYPLEEVLSSACDATFIYPLPNNNIQFLRRYRHRIFKSWHKIKDLPTLGKGPNILLAVGIRPDFLLSMYALGSLFKKFDLRIGYLLDGFNPRYLDREIIPYLDHLFVICAETANDISSSGTVSTTFLPLATNVLHLGSNSINRSIDVISYGRTDPEINKCLQLHFNEQKSDKIYFHSTFSQPEVFDIKKHTKLLFKLLSLSKISLCFEASKIERFQGYSPILMRWFESWSSGCTVVGTKPFGKGVADLLDWENSAIEIPNNSADWISFFEELLNDNATLIANSQRNYRECLLRHDWRYRLKDMFKILELPITEKLNYEIAQLREKVYTRAS
- a CDS encoding GAF domain-containing protein; this translates as MLLPSTHSQEDMRSDDSSFSTPLSAVFTQIEQTVKQDHKYFQNVTDTVPVQLLLEQLLYLLLDCICRLMIVDTSTVLLQIENKQELAVFATIGLEEEKSANIRIPLGRGFAGQIAASRTCMSVDDMSKQEVVSPILRDKGIRSMLGVPLFVKGRALGVLHVGTFRPRHFTDNDAKMLQVVADYIGYHFVY
- a CDS encoding GumC family protein: MKDKQEAQAFTLIERRDQLQDLRLVETDDFAEFKKRGLDLRPFMRMFQRNLLLISSIASLVATITIYFVLSSPRSYEGNFQILVEPVTSEAKLTDPSFISRNGEVNNNPKTDVNYPSLLRVLQGTEMLGRVVQKIQARYPDITYETLNQNLVVQRIGEDLLDSTNIIEVIYKDSDPEKVEFVLSEIAKEYLSFSLNDRKKRINAGVKFIDAQLPKLQQQVSTLEGNLQRLQQKYKLSDPESQVEELSQQVREVEAQKLNAQKDLQENKRLYERLQQQLRLTPDEALAASTLSQEPRYQELLGELKKLESVMVMEAARFSEEHPSFQKLRQQQQNLSQLLNQEAQNILGQKLPTQGVNPKLLNFQDPTRLTLIKQLVDTTNNIQVLESRLGALAQSEAYLAQQVNQFPVNMRQYNELRRRLEIATKTLNQLSIQRETLQVDAAQREVPWEVVSPPRIPRDENGNLISTKSDNLKKLAMGLVAAGALGLGAAALKEKHSNVFYTSEDIENEIKLPVLEVIPWNENAQHSSEVIGAIDGTEEDTKFLSAFDSLYASVRFLAGAPKTQSLVVTSPAPGDGKSTIALHLAQAAAYMGKKALLVDANFRLPYLHTKLGLENVHGLSNMISEDLAPRPSNTQLSRIQNNLFVLTSGKILPSSTRMLGSTQMQHVMEQFHQAFDLVIYDTPHLLGFADSYFLAEHTDGILMVVGVGKTKRSLLTQALHRLRMLHLPVLGIVANNIETSKKSSSSVRNLLKAKSSAASSSL